One genomic segment of Helianthus annuus cultivar XRQ/B chromosome 14, HanXRQr2.0-SUNRISE, whole genome shotgun sequence includes these proteins:
- the LOC110904961 gene encoding transcription elongation factor TFIIS, with protein sequence METELKDLFEAAKKAADAAFTNSGAGDYSADEDRCIDALKALKKFPVNYQVLVSTQVGKRLRQLTKHPRKKIQSLASELVEIWKNIILEETLKNKKNGSSDTKESVKPKQVQRVNSIKVEKNSRSATSSSSDKKVNVGKVEKREDIKVERVTKEENNRTNKPAVNSVAPPKLTSLVYCKDPVRDKIRELLSEALCKVSEEVEDELRDEAEASDPYRVAVSVESAMFEKWGRSNGAQKFKYRSIMFNIKDPKNPDFRRKVLLGHVKPDRILELTPEEMASTERQMENVKIKEKALFDCERGGPPKATTDQFRCGRCGKRKCTYYQLQTRSADEPMTTFVTCVNCDNHWKFC encoded by the exons ATGGAGACGGAGCTCAAAGATCTATTCGAGGCGGCAAAGAAAGCGGCGGACGCCGCCTTCACTAACAGCGGTGCCGGAGATTATTCGGCGGATGAAGATCGCTGTATTGATGCCTTAAAAGCGCTAAAAAAGTTTCCTGTTAACTATCAAGTTCTTGTTTCCACTCAG GTGGGGAAGCGGCTTCGTCAACTAACGAAACACCCTCGAAAGAAGATCCAGTCTCTAGCTTCTGAGCTAGTCGAAATCTGGAAAAATATAATACTCGAAGAGACATTAAAGAATAAGAAAAATGGTAGCTCGGATACCAAAGAATCCGTAAAACCCAAGCAAGTGCAAAGAGTGAACTCAATCAAGGTTGAGAAAAACAGTCGTAGTGCCACATCATCATCGTCAGACAAAAAGGTTAATGTTGGCAAAGTCGAAAAGCGAGAAGACATTAAAGTCGAGCGCGTTACCAAAGAAGAAAATAATCGAACAAACAAACCTGCGGTTAACAGTGTGGCCCCACCAAAACTGACTTCTCTTGTTTATTGTAAGGATCCTGTACGAGACAAGATTCGCGAACTTCTTTCAGAGGCGTTATGCAAAGTTTCGGAGGAGGTTGAGGACGAATTACGCGATGAAGCGGAAGCATCTGATCCATACAGAGTCGCCGTTTCAGTGGAGTCTGCGATGTTCGAAAAGTGGGGGAGATCCAACGGTGCGCAGAAGTTTAAATACCGATCAATAATGTTCAACATTAAGGATCCGAAAAATCCGGATTTTAGAAGAAAAGTGTTGTTAGGGCATGTGAAGCCGGATCGGATTCTGGAGTTGACCCCTGAAGAGATGGCGAGCACCGAACGACAAATGGAGAATGTGAAAATCAAGGAGAAAGCGTTGTTCGACTGTGAACGAGGTGGGCCGCCAAAAGCTACGACCGATCAGTTTAGGTGCGGTCGATGTGGGAAAAGGAAGTGCACTTATTATCAGCTGCAGACTAGGAGTGCTGATGAACCTATGACGACGTTTGTAACGTGTGTGAACTGTGACAATCATTGGAAGTTCTGTTGA
- the LOC110904960 gene encoding pentatricopeptide repeat-containing protein At1g62930, chloroplastic: MYAANKGVAKITKLNDALQLFDQMLQRKPQPSILELTRQISVIVKMGHYSTALSLFKRINLMGISSDVYAMNISINCHCRLNQVSYGFGLLATIFKQGHAPNVATYGTLIHGLVLGDQVFEAVELFKKLVKEKICEPNQVMYGTVINGLCKAGHTSKALELLRFMEAGSCKPCVDQYNNIIDFLCKDRMVDDALELFTKMVEKGVPADVITYSSLIQGLCNFGRETEAVRMLKDMEEKGVSPSVHTYTILVDSFCKQGYVKKAECTVRKMVQRGLDPDVVTYSALIDGYCLRGELDEAKKVADRMVERDLVPNIITFNSLINGYCKKRHIDEARHLFREMQDTGLIPNVVTYNTLLQGLFRTGHPAAARELFNEMQAKGLPPDICTYRILFHGMCNNGQCSDALALFRSMGSNELMKDIGLYNILMNGCRKCGKHKLAMDLFDELCLRGLKPNVRTYTVMISVHCQQGLFGKAKDLVKKMEENGCLASSVTYNVIVQEFLKQKEFREAKIFLEEMINRGFSPDATTFSLLLHITPKIRQDSSMQTILENLISDADKCRVGFAI, encoded by the exons ATGTACGCAGCTAATAAAG GTGTTGCCAAAATCACCAAGCTGAATGATGCACTCCAACTGTTCGACCAAATGCTTCAGAGAAAACCTCAACCATCTATCCTCGAATTAACCCGGCAGATTAGTGTTATAGTAAAAATGGGACATTATTCAACTGCACTTTCACTTTTCAAGAGAATAAATTTAATGGGTATTTCGAGTGATGTTTACGCAATGAATATCTCTATTAACTGCCATTGCCGGTTGAATCAAGTGAGTTATGGTTTTGGTTTATTAGCCACTATCTTTAAGCAAGGTCATGCACCCAATGTGGCCACTTACGGAACTCTAATACATGGGCTTGTGTTGGGAGATCAGGTTTTCGAAGCTGTCGAATTGTTTAAGAAACTGGTTAAAGAGAAAATTTGTGAGCCGAATCAGGTTATGTATGGAACCGTTATTAATGGGCTTTGTAAAGCGGGTCACACTAGTAAGGCTTTAGAGTTGCTCAGGTTCATGGAAGCAGGCTCGTGTAAACCGTGTGTAGATCAGTATAATAACATCATTGATTTCCTCTGTAAAGATAGGATGGTTGATGATGCATTAGAACTTTTTACCAAAATGGTTGAAAAAGGCGTTCCCGCTGATGTTATCACCTACAGCTCGTTGATTCAGGGTCTATGCAACTTTGGTCGAGAGACGGAAGCTGTAAGGATGTTAAAAGACATGGAGGAGAAAGGAGTCTCTCCTAGTGTACATACTTATACGATCTTGGTGGATTCGTTTTGCAAGCAAGGATACGTAAAAAAGGCAGAGTGTACTGTGCGAAAAATGGTGCAAAGAGGTCTGGATCCGGATGTAGTCACATACAGTGCGCTAATTGACGGATACTGTTTACGTGGTGAACTAGATGAAGCAAAGAAAGTTGCCGATCGCATGGTGGAGAGAGATCTTGTACCCAATATAATCACGTTTAACAGCTTGATAAACGGATACTGCAAAAAGAGGCACATTGACGAGGCCAGACATCTTTTTCGTGAAATGCAAGACACGGGTTTGATTCCTAATGTTGTTACTTACAATACCCTGTTACAAGGTTTGTTTCGTACAGGTCATCCTGCAGCCGCTAGAGAACTCTTTAACGAGATGCAAGCAAAGGGTCTCCCTCCCGATATTTGCACTTATCGTATTTTATTTCATGGAATGTGTAATAACGGTCAGTGTTCCGATGCATTGGCTCTTTTTCGTTCGATGGGAAGCAATGAACTAATGAAAGATATTGGTTTGTATAATATCTTGATGAATGGTTGTAGAAAATGTGGGAAGCATAAGTTGGCGATGGATCTGTTTGATGAACTATGTTTGAGAGGATTGAAACCGAATGTTAGGACGTATACGGTGATGATAAGTGTGCATTGCCAGCAAGGGTTGTTTGGTAAAGCAAAAGATTTGGTTAAAAAGATGGAAGAAAATGGTTGTTTGGCAAGTAGTGTGACATATAATGTTATTGTTCAAGAGTTTTTGAAGCAAAAAGAATTTCGAGAAGCGAAGATCTTTCTTGAGGAGATGATTAACCGAGGTTTCTCGCCTGATGCCACTACTTTTTCGTTGTTGCTGCATATAACACCGAAAATACGACAAGATTCTTCAATGCAAACTATCCTTGAGAATCTGATAAGCGATGCCGATAAGtgcagggtagggtttgctatttag
- the LOC110907848 gene encoding putative pentatricopeptide repeat-containing protein At1g12700, mitochondrial: protein MTAVVVGFTMIAVVLVDDVGSGIVEKWPVVVEMVGGDGGGVGGWMVTVQATDQVVEAVELFKKLVKEKICEPNQVMYGTVVNGLCKAGHTSKALELLRFMEASSCKPNVYQYNTIIDSLCKDKMVDHALEIFAKMVEKGVVADVITYNSLIRGLCNFGQDCSKCGKRNLAMDLFDELCLKGLKPNVRTYTVMISVYCQEGLFGIAKEFVRKREENGYLPNSVTYNVIVQEFLKQNEFQEANIFLEEMIDRGFFPDATTFSLLLHLTPSIRQDSPMQTIVQKLVNL from the exons ATGACGGCGGTGGTTGTTGGTTTTACGATGATAGCGGTGGTGTTGGTTGATGACGTGGGTAGTGGAATTGTGGAAAAGTGGCCTGTGGTGGTGGaaatggtgggtggtgatggtggtggggtgggtggtTGGATGGTGACAGTGCAGGCAA CTGACCAAGTTGTTGAAGCTGTTGAGTTGTTCAAGAAACTGGTTAAAGAGAAAATTTGTGAGCCGAATCAGGTTATGTATGGGACCGTTGTTAATGGGCTTTGTAAAGCGGGTCACACTAGTAAGGCTTTAGAGTTGCTCAGGTTCATGGAAGCAAGCTCATGTAAACCAAATGTATATCAGTACAATACGATCATCGATAGCCTATGCAAAGACAAAATGGTTGATCATGCGTTAGAGATATTTGCGAAGATGGTTGAAAAAGGCGTTGTTGCAGATGTCATTACTTATAACTCGTTAATTCGAGGTCTATGTAACTTTGGTCAAGA TTGTAGTAAATGTGGGAAGCGTAACTTGGCAATGGATCTGTTTGATGAGCTATGTTTGAAAGGACTGAAACCGAATGTTAGGACATATACGGTGATGATAAGTGTGTATTGCCAAGAAGGGTTGTTTGGTATAGCAAAAGAATTTGTTAGAAAGAGGGAAGAAAATGGCTATTTGCCAAATAGTGTCACATACAATGTTATTGTTCAAGAATTTTTGAAGCAAAACGAATTTCAAGAAGCGAACATTTTTCTTGAGGAAATGATTGACCGAGGTTTCTTTCCTGATGCCACTACGTTTTCATTGTTGTTACATCTAACCCCGAGCATAAGACAAGATTCTCCAATGCAAACTATCGTTCAGAAGCTAGTAAACTTATAA
- the LOC110904959 gene encoding E3 ubiquitin-protein ligase SHPRH produces MGRRKQIRPRRAGGGDNGGVSKEESRDPDASGALENESSGDEKPFYVEVDRSNWGSEEHYDIAEVILINLNVCDEFQAQKSEEQCCLDDDKYNLRFRLRNVNDKVTRGRPIQSLGHWRWSNVSATDIYLEFIEKRESLDIDAHVIATGNFDGPNEGVSGLVHLVDMKYLTLRPVTGLTFSSSSPSIKLRVEIQKYTFEACESLIEDARRSPWQKSMMNVMAWLRPEVMTSEARYGYKMPADMAVGLEPNEESVASRKRARFDVSGFYEAIKPSKDKPMLTDDLPDLLPELRPYQRRAAFWMVQREKRALEYLAGSQPSQQSVSPLCTPVDLVDSFSKIYYNSFRGSVSMNPENDSSYFAGGILADEMGLGKTVELLACIFAHRKPDSKADDIKENGEQKPKNKRMKRDRVECVCGAVSESSKYRGLWVQCDVCDAWQHAECVGYKHNTTNSDISKDSDLNVNTRKRKSYKGSKVVICDESHVCALCLELIQADSPVATGATLVVCPAPILPQWRAEITRHTRPGSLKVYVYEGVKTTTFSSKPVPKIGELITADIVLTTYDVLREDLSHDTDRHVGDRRPLRYQKRYPVIPTLLTRIFWWRLCLDEAQMVEGNTTAATEMAMRLHAMYRWCVTGTPIQRELDDLYGLLRFLKANPYDIRKLWVDVIMDPYEGGDAGAIEFTHNLLKQIMWRSSKAHVADELLLPPQEECLSWLSLTPIEEHFYQRQHETCLTYAREVIQSSKRNVSEDQTAGVDSSDSVLTHVEAAKLLNSLLKLRQACCHPQVGSSGLRSLQQTPMTMEEILMVLVGKTKVEGEEALRKLVVALNGLAGIAIIKQDFPQAISLYKEALELAEEHSEDFRVDPLLNIHIHYNLSEILPLTSDGQPYSKCSGPESCDGNSNSNTCKTCDDEIHDRNNILNGSNDKKNTPISFQSLQMTCNKLKQKFLSAFNTRLYVAQQEFRKSYELVCDALNDRRNQHTAWWAECLQVVEQDKESSTDFMRKIGDAVSGTLNTSRTSRLADCFRSITALKYYIQTGLDSLEDSRRTLLNRLLELDRSMENPRQEDVERVRYCPNCQVNGDGLICVHCELDELFQVYEARLFRLNKGHDGGVITSAEEAVDLQKKKSALNRFYWTLSQPDKGPQSSSVNNEDDGRKRGIGEKVMVSKSPSDLEVVLGIIKSYSKAHLDKEAMSAAKKHLSLLEGMRKEYAQARSLAIAQAQVLNAHDELNMATSRLRLRENEDDKSIDALSLEELEIASVENSSEKFVALSSLSRIKGQLRYLKGLVQSKQNSHSAGECKPSHAQVTTNPDANDKGENEKTVRLEDDTCPVCQERLSNPKMVFRCGHSTCCKCFLGMTERWIYRNGTSHDKWVMCPTCRQHTEYGNVAYVVDTLNKSSDVSVYSFESSEASMTVKGSYSTKIVAVTRRILCIGSTNPKAKILVFSSWNDVLDVLEHAFTANDISFIRMKGGRKSHVAISRFKGEQVGVNEHVDKKNRQSKTNSVQVLLLLIQHGANGLNLLEAQHVILVEPLLNPAAEAQAIGRVHRIGQTNKTLVHRFIVKDTVEESLYKLNKSRNSGSYISGNKKNQDQPVFTLKDVESLFKVTPSTVEQQHKKEESTADLTHLPPAVAAGIAAERRLTEQTR; encoded by the exons ATGGGTAGAAGAAAGCAGATTCGGCCTCGTAGGGCAGGGGGTGGTGACAACGGCGGTGTTTCCAAAGAGGAATCACGCGACCCAGACGCATCCGGAGCGTTAGAAAATGAGAGTTCTGGTGATGAAAAGCCGTTTTACGTTGAAGTTGACAGGAGTAATTGGGGTTCAGAAGAGCATTACGACATTGCAGAAGTGATTTTGATAAATTTAAATGTGTGTGACGAGTTTCAGGCTCAGAAAAGCGAGGAGCAATGTTGTTTGGATGATGATAAGTATAACTTAAGGTTTCGGTTGAGGAATGTGAATGATAAAGTCACCCGCGGCCGACCGATACAGAGTCTAGGTCATTGGCGTTGGTCGAACGTATCTGCTACTGATATCTATCTGGAATTCATTGAGAAGCGAGAATCGTTAGACATAGATGCACACGTGATAGCAACCGGTAACTTTGACGGGCCTAATGAAGGTGTTTCAGGGCTTGTTCActtggttgatatgaagtatttgACTTTAAGGCCGGTTACAGGGTTGACTTTTTCTAGTAGTTCGCCGTCTATTAAATTAAGAGTAGAAATACAGAAGTACACTTTCGAGGCTTGTGAATCACTTATCGAGGACGCGAGAAGATCACCATGGCAAAAAAGTATGATGAATGTCATGGCTTGGTTACGCCCTGAAGTAATGACCTCCGAGGCCCGATATGGATATAAGATGCCTGCTGACATGGCAGTTGGATTAGAACCGAATGAAGAATCTGTTGCTAGTAGGAAACGCGCTAGGTTCGATGTTTCTGGTTTTTACGAGGCAATAAAACCGTCAAA GGATAAACCGATGCTAACTGATGACCTGCCTGATTTGCTTCCTGAGCTTAGACCATATCAAAGGCGTGCAGCTTTCTGGATGGTTCAACGAGAGAAACGAGCATTGGAATACCTTGCTGGAAGTCAACCTAGTCAACAATCTGTTTCACCCCTATGCACACCAGTGGATTTAGTCGATTCCTtctctaaaatatattacaattcATTTAG GGGCAGTGTTTCAATGAATCCTGAGAATGATTCATCTTACTTTGCTGGTGGGATTCTTGCAG ATGAGATGGGCTTGGGAAAAACGGTTGAACTTCTTGCTTGTATATTTGCTCATAGAAAACCGGACTCCAAAGCTGATGATATAAAGGAGAACGGTGAGCAGAAACCTAAGAACAAAAGAATGAAAAGAGATCGTGTTGAGTGTGTGTGTGGGGCCGTAAGTGAAAGCTCCAAATATAGAGGTTTGTGGGTGCAGTGTGATGTCTGTGACGCGTGGCAACATGCTGAGTGTGTAGGTTATAAACATAACACAACAAATTCGGATATAAGTAAAGATTCAGACCTGAATGTTAATACGCGAAAAAGAAAAAGTTACAAAGGCTCGAAAGTAGTTATCTGTGACGAAAGTCATGTTTGTGCGCTTTGCTTAGAACTGATTCAAGCGGATTCCCCTGTTGCTACCGGTGCAACCCTTGTAGTATGCCCCGCACCTATATTGCCTCAGTGGCGTGCTGAAATTACTCG TCATACAAGACCGGGTTCACTAAAAGTCTATGTTTATGAAGGCGTTAAAACCACTACGTTTTCTAGTAAACCTGTTCCGAAAATCGGTGAACTAATTACTGCTGACATTGTCTTAACAACGTATGATGTGCTTAGAGAAGACTTATCTCATGATACGGATAGGCATGTAGGGGATAGGCGACCTTTGAGATATCAAAAAAG GTACCCGGTGATCCCGACTCTTTTGACTAGAATATTTTGGTGGAGGCTTTGTTTGGATGAGGCGCAAATGGTAGAGGGTAATACAACTGCTGCAACCGAAATGGCTATGCGGTTACATGCTATGTATCGTTGGTGTGTTACAGGGACCCCGATACAAAGAGAGCTAGATGACCTGTATGGACTCTTGAGATTTCTCAAAGCAAATCCATATGATATCCGTAAGTTGTGGGTTGATGTTATTATGGATCCTTATGAG GGGGGAGATGCAGGGGCTATAGAATTTACTCATAATTTATTAAAGCAAATAATGTGGCGATCGTCAAAAGCACACGTTGCTGATGAGTTGCTACTGCCTCCACAAGAAGAATGTCTCTCTTGGCTATCGCTTACACCGATCGAAGAACACTTTTACCAGAGGCAACATGAGACGTGTTTGACTTACGCTAGGGAAGTTATTCAGAGTTCCAAACGCAATGTTTCTGAAGATCAAACTGCAGGCGTTGATTCATCTGACTCTGTACTTACCCATGTGGAGGCTGCAAAGCTGCTGAACTCGCTCTTGAAGTTACGGCAAGCTTGCTGTCATCCGCAAGTAGGAAGTTCAGGCTTAAGATCTCTGCAGCAGACTCCTATGACGATGGAGGAGATACTAATG GTTCTTGTCGGTAAGACTAAGGTAGAAGGGGAGGAAGCCCTACGGAAGCTAGTTGTTGCATTGAACGGACTTGCCGGAATAGCTATAATAAAGCAAGATTTTCCTCAAGCTATATCGTTATATAAAGAAGCTCTGGAATTAGCAGAAGAGCATTCAGAAGATTTCAGAGTCGACCCTTTGTTAAACATTCACATACATTATAATCTTTCTGAGATACTCCCTTTGACCAGTGACGGTCAACCGTATTCTAAATGTTCTGGTCCTGAAAGCTGCGATGGTAACAGTAACAGTAACACATGCAAGACGTGTGATGACGAAATACATGATCGAAATAATAttttaaacgggtcaaacgataagaaaaatacccctatcaGTTTTCAGTCATTGCAGATGACATGCAACAAGTTAAAACAGAAATTCTTGTCAGCGTTCAATACAAGATTGTATGTCGCTCAGCAGGAATTCCGGAAATCATATGAGTTG GTTTGCGATGCACTTAATGATAGAAGAAACCAGCATACTGCCTGGTGGGCTGAATGCCTGCAAGTTGTTGAGCAAGACAAGGAGTCTTCAACGGATTTTATGAGAAAGATAGGAGATGCTGTCTCGGGAACTCTTAACACGTCTAGAACGTCGAGACTTGCAGACTG cTTTAGGAGCATAACTGCTCTCAAGTACTATATCCAAACTGGTTTGGATTCATTGGAAGATTCTAGAAGAACACTGCTGAATAGACTTCTGGAACTTGACCGGTCAATGGAAAATCCAAGACAAGAGGATGTAGAACGAGTGAGATACTGTCCAAACTGCCAAGTTAACGGTGACGGCCTCATCTGTGTACACTGTGAACTAGACGAGTTATTTCAG GTTTATGAGGCCCGACTTTTTCGACTTAACAAAGGACATGATGGAGGGGTGATTACATCTGCTGAGGAGGCTGTAGATCTACAGAAGAAAAAGTCCGCTTTAAATCGTTTTTATTGGACTTTGTCACAGCCTGATAAAGGCCCACAATCATCGAGTGTGAATAATGAAGACGATGGGAGAAAACGGGGTATCGGGGAGAAAGTTATG GTTTCTAAATCTCCGTCAGATCTGGAAGTTGTTCTCGGGATTATAAAGAGCTATTCAAAGGCTCACTTAGATAAAGAAGCTATGTCAGCAGCCAAAAAACATCTCTCTCTTCTTGAG GGAATGCGTAAGGAGTATGCTCAAGCAAGATCCTTAGCAATTGCTCAAGCTCAGGTTCTTAACGCTCATGATGAACTAAATATGGCAACCTCACGATTACGGTTACGAGAAAATGAAGATGATAAGTCGATTGATGCTTTAAGTCTTGAAGAGTTAGAAATAGCAAGTGTTGAAAATTCTAGTGAAAAGTTTGTCGCTTTATCCTCATTATCACGTATAAAAGGGCAACTTCGGTATTTAAAG GGTTTGGTACAGTCgaaacaaaattcccattcagcAGGTGAATGTAAACCGTCACATGCTCAAGTTACGACAAACCCTGATGCTAATGATAAGGGAGAAAATGAAAAAACCGTCCGATTAGAGGATGACACGTGTCCAGTTTGTCAAGAAAGGCTTAGCAATCCGAAGATGGTATTTCGATGTGGTCATAGCACCTGCTGTAAAT GTTTTCTTGGGATGACTGAGAGGTGGATTTATCGCAACGGGACGTCTCATGATAAATGGGTGATGTGTCCGACATGTAGACAACACACGGAATACGGGAACGTTGCTTATGTTGTTGATACACTAAATAAATCGTCTGATGTTTCCGTTTATAGTTTTGAAAGCTCAGAAGCTTCCATGACAGTCAAAGGTTCATATAGCACGAAG ATTGTAGCAGTCACAAGGAGAATACTGTGTATCGGGTCGACAAATCCAAAAGCGAAAATTCTCGTTTTCTCTAGCTGGAACGATGTTCTTGATGTGCTGGAACATGCTTTCACAGCTAATGATATTAGTTTTATCAGGATGAAAGGAGGGAG GAAATCACATGTTGCTATCAGTCGATTTAAAGGAGAGCAAGTTGGTGTGAACGAGCACGTGGACAAGAAAAATAGGCAGAGTAAAACAAATTCGGTTCAGGTGTTACTGCTTTTGATTCAACATGGGGCAAATGGGCTTAATCTTTTGGAAGCACAACATGTTATTCTTGTAGAACCGTTACTTAACCCTGCAGCTGAAGCACAAGCCATTGGCAGGGTTCATCGCATTGGTCAGACCAACAAAACACTAGTTCACCGTTTCATA GTGAAAGACACGGTTGAAGAGAGCTTATATAAACTTAACAAAAGCCGGAATAGTGGTTCGTATATAAGTGGAAACAAAAAGAATCAAGATCAACCTGTGTTTACACTCAAAGATGTGGAGTCTCTCTTCAAAGTTACTCCATCCACAGTAGAACAACAGCACAAGAAAGAAGAATCAACTGCAGATTTAACGCATTTGCCGCCAGCTGTAGCCGCCGGTATTGCCGCTGAGAGGAGGCTGACAGAGCAAACAAGGTGA
- the LOC110904957 gene encoding probable RNA-binding protein EIF1AD: MAMKGGRKNLKRAVNDETLTLQPGQSIMQVVSLRGSNLIEVIDAKGEKALAIFPAKFQKSMWIKRGSFVVVDDSGREEAVESGRKVACVVLQVLFHEQVRVLQKSPEWPEIFKSVVVDSSSGNSRITTQENEELDSSDDDGLPPLEANTNRRIPVELQSATDSEDSDVEDS; this comes from the exons ATGGCTATGAAAGGTGGGAGGAAGAATTTGAAGAGGGCGGTTAATGACGAGACATTAACTCTTCAACCGGGCCAAAGCATTATGCAAGTTGTTTCTCTGCGAGGCTCTAACCTTATTGAG GTAATCGATGCTAAAGGAGAGAAAGCGTTGGCCATTTTCCCAGCTAAATTTCAGAAAAGCATGTGGATAAAACGAG GTAGTTTTGTTGTGGTTGACGATAGTGGTAGAGAGGAGGCTGTCGAGTCTGGAAGAAAAGTGGCTTGTGTTGTTCTTCAAGTTCTTTTCCATGAACAAGTCAGAGTGCTACAAAAGTCTCCAGAATG GCCGGAAATCTTTAAATCAGTCGTGGTGGACAGCTCTAGTGGAAACTCtcggataacaacacaagaaaaCGAGGAGTTGGATTCTAGTGATGATGATGGGTTGCCCCCACTAGAGGCTAACACAAAcagaagaatacccgtcgagttGCAGTCAGCTACAGACTCGGAAGATTCTGATGTAGAAGACTCTTAA